The Deltaproteobacteria bacterium genome window below encodes:
- a CDS encoding serine hydroxymethyltransferase, whose translation MPLDDEELRVISASLEQVDPEVFQAIADESERLESNLELIASENVVSEAVLEAQGSLMTNKYAEGYPGRRYYGGCEYVDVVERLAVERARELFGAEHVNVQPHSGSQANMAVYFAVLNPGDTYLGMNLSHGGHLSMGSPVNFSGRLYNVVPYGVSEATETIDYDALADLAREHRPRLIVAGASAYPRTIDYPRFREIADEVEALLMVDMAHIAGLVAAGCHPSPVPYADFVTTTTHKTLRGARGGMILCREEHAKTLNSRVFPGMQGGPLMHVIAAKAVGLKEAATPEFADYQRQIVANAKALAGALTERGFRLVSGGTDNHLMLMDLRDSELTGKLAQETLEVAGITANRNAVPFDTRSPFVTSGVRIGTPAVTTRGMKEPEMRLIAELIQRALAHVGDDAGLAAVAADVRALCERFPVYRGKARQDTET comes from the coding sequence ATGCCGCTCGACGACGAGGAATTGAGAGTGATTTCAGCCAGCCTGGAGCAAGTCGATCCCGAGGTGTTTCAAGCGATTGCCGACGAGAGCGAGCGCCTCGAGTCCAACCTGGAGCTGATTGCCTCCGAGAACGTGGTGAGCGAGGCCGTGCTCGAGGCCCAGGGCTCGCTCATGACCAACAAGTACGCGGAAGGCTATCCGGGGCGCCGCTACTACGGCGGCTGCGAGTACGTCGACGTGGTGGAGCGTCTGGCGGTGGAGCGGGCCAGGGAGCTGTTCGGTGCGGAGCACGTCAACGTCCAGCCACACTCGGGTTCCCAGGCCAACATGGCCGTCTACTTCGCGGTGCTGAACCCCGGCGACACCTACCTCGGCATGAACCTGTCCCACGGCGGGCACCTCTCCATGGGGAGTCCCGTGAACTTCTCCGGCCGGCTGTACAACGTGGTGCCGTACGGCGTCTCGGAGGCAACCGAGACCATCGACTACGACGCGCTGGCCGACCTGGCCCGGGAGCATCGCCCGCGGCTTATCGTGGCGGGGGCGAGCGCTTATCCGCGCACCATTGACTACCCGAGGTTCCGCGAGATCGCGGACGAAGTGGAAGCGCTGCTGATGGTGGACATGGCCCACATCGCCGGCTTGGTCGCCGCCGGTTGCCACCCGAGCCCGGTGCCCTACGCGGACTTCGTCACCACCACCACGCACAAGACCCTGCGGGGAGCGCGCGGAGGCATGATCCTGTGCCGCGAGGAGCACGCCAAGACCCTCAACAGCCGGGTGTTCCCGGGCATGCAGGGAGGCCCCCTCATGCACGTCATCGCGGCCAAGGCCGTGGGATTGAAGGAAGCCGCGACGCCGGAGTTCGCCGATTACCAGCGGCAGATCGTCGCCAACGCCAAGGCCCTGGCCGGCGCGCTGACCGAGCGCGGCTTCCGGTTGGTTTCCGGGGGCACCGACAACCACCTGATGCTGATGGACCTGCGCGACTCCGAGCTGACGGGGAAACTTGCGCAGGAGACCCTGGAGGTGGCGGGAATCACCGCCAACCGCAACGCCGTGCCCTTCGACACCCGTTCGCCGTTCGTCACCAGCGGAGTCCGCATCGGCACCCCAGCCGTCACCACCCGCGGCATGAAGGAGCCGGAAATGCGGCTCATCGCCGAGCTGATCCAGCGCGCGCTTGCCCACGTAGGGGACGACGCGGGCCTCGCGGCCGTCGCCGCCGATGTGCGGGCGCTGTGCGAGCGCTTTCCCGTGTACCGCGGGAAGGCGCGACAGGACACGGAGACGTAA
- the nrdR gene encoding transcriptional regulator NrdR: protein MKCPFCRQSNSHVIDSRLGKDGEMIRRRRECMVCSRRFTTYERVEEAMPMVVKKDGRREAFDRLKIINGLKRACQKRPVSMDAIEAMADRIERGIQERGEKEVPGSIIGEAAMRELHDTDAVAYVRFASVYRSFKDLNEFMAELEDLLNQRTSRAAPKPPRKTGAPSKARRKSVRADSPATPDPSGGGSA, encoded by the coding sequence ATGAAATGCCCGTTCTGCCGCCAGTCCAATAGCCACGTCATCGATTCCCGGCTCGGGAAGGACGGCGAGATGATCCGGCGGCGGCGCGAGTGCATGGTGTGCTCGCGCCGTTTCACCACCTACGAGCGCGTGGAAGAGGCCATGCCCATGGTGGTGAAGAAGGACGGCCGCCGGGAAGCCTTCGACCGCCTCAAGATCATCAACGGACTCAAGCGCGCCTGCCAGAAGCGTCCCGTCAGCATGGACGCCATCGAGGCCATGGCCGACCGCATCGAGCGCGGCATCCAGGAACGCGGCGAAAAGGAGGTCCCCGGCTCCATCATCGGCGAGGCCGCCATGCGCGAGCTGCACGATACCGATGCGGTGGCCTACGTCCGCTTCGCCTCGGTCTACCGTTCCTTCAAGGACCTCAACGAGTTCATGGCCGAGCTGGAGGACCTCCTCAACCAGCGGACCAGCCGCGCCGCCCCCAAGCCGCCCCGCAAGACGGGAGCGCCGAGCAAGGCCCGGCGGAAGTCCGTCCGCGCGGACAGCCCCGCCACGCCCGATCCCTCCGGCGGCGGATCGGCGTGA
- the fabG gene encoding 3-oxoacyl-[acyl-carrier-protein] reductase — MAAAPLADRVALVTGGSRGIGRAVVLCLAGLGARVIINYRENHAAAREVLEEVLSGNGRAELAPFDVGRADEVEAAFKGIIDGHEKLDILINNAGVTVDGLLLRQSPPDWDRIIDVNLRGLFLCTKAAARRMIRQRYGRIVNLTSVAGQMGNVGQSVYAASKAGIEGFTKSMARELAPRGVTVNAVAPGFIETEMTASLNEETRGRYLEAIPLGRFGGGDDVARTVAFLAGSGGAYITGQTIAVNGGLYM; from the coding sequence ATGGCGGCGGCACCGTTGGCGGACAGAGTGGCACTGGTCACGGGCGGGAGCAGGGGCATCGGACGAGCGGTGGTCCTGTGCCTGGCCGGGCTGGGCGCCCGCGTCATCATCAACTACCGGGAAAACCACGCGGCGGCCAGGGAGGTGCTGGAGGAGGTCCTGAGCGGGAACGGCCGCGCCGAGCTGGCGCCCTTTGACGTCGGACGCGCCGACGAGGTGGAGGCGGCCTTCAAAGGAATCATTGACGGGCATGAAAAACTTGATATTTTAATCAACAATGCGGGCGTGACCGTCGACGGCTTGTTGCTGCGCCAATCGCCCCCGGACTGGGATCGGATTATCGACGTCAATCTGAGGGGCCTTTTCCTCTGCACCAAGGCGGCCGCGAGGAGGATGATCCGGCAGCGGTACGGCCGGATCGTGAACCTGACCTCGGTGGCCGGACAAATGGGAAACGTTGGCCAGTCGGTTTACGCCGCTTCCAAGGCGGGCATCGAGGGGTTCACCAAGTCCATGGCCCGAGAGCTTGCGCCGCGCGGTGTGACCGTCAACGCGGTGGCGCCGGGCTTCATCGAAACGGAGATGACGGCGAGCCTGAACGAGGAAACCCGCGGCCGTTATCTCGAGGCGATTCCCCTGGGGCGGTTCGGCGGCGGCGACGACGTCGCGCGGACCGTGGCTTTTCTGGCGGGGTCGGGCGGCGCGTACATCACGGGACAGACCATCGCGGTCAACGGCGGCCTGTACATGTGA
- the acpP gene encoding acyl carrier protein has protein sequence MATEVEARVKEIICEQLGVSDGEVSPEASFIEDLGADSLDIVELVMALEEEYEMEISDEDAEKIKTVQDVIDYIESHR, from the coding sequence ATGGCGACAGAGGTCGAGGCGAGGGTCAAGGAGATCATCTGTGAGCAACTGGGGGTGAGCGACGGAGAAGTCAGTCCCGAAGCCTCGTTCATCGAGGACCTGGGGGCCGACTCCCTGGACATCGTCGAGCTGGTCATGGCGCTGGAGGAAGAGTACGAGATGGAGATCTCGGACGAGGACGCTGAAAAGATCAAGACCGTGCAAGACGTCATCGACTACATCGAGAGTCACCGGTAG